The following coding sequences lie in one Streptomyces xiamenensis genomic window:
- a CDS encoding ParA family protein, with the protein MAGFDSTEPSHVEESEPLRSDANIAGQTADPVPGPRSEPVDAPGGAVDIAHSAPAAADAPVGRAAQQTVAAMYRAGGGLPRPDRTRIMIVANQKGGVGKTTTTVNLAASLALHGARVLVIDLDPQGNASTALGIDHHAEVPSIYDVLIDSRPLSEVVQPVRDIEGLFCAPATIDLAGAEIELVSVVARESRLQRAISAYEQPLDYIFVDCPPSLGLLTVNAMVAGAEVVIPIQCEYYALEGLGQLLRNVELVRGHLNPDLHVSTILLTMYDGRTRLASQVAEEVRGHFGKEVLRTNIPRSVRISEAPSYGQTVLTYDPGSSGSLSYLEAAREIALRGPIPRQHEGNHQ; encoded by the coding sequence ATGGCAGGCTTTGACTCCACGGAGCCTTCGCATGTCGAGGAGAGTGAACCATTGCGGTCCGACGCCAATATCGCTGGGCAGACGGCCGATCCCGTCCCCGGACCCCGGTCCGAGCCGGTGGATGCGCCGGGCGGTGCCGTTGACATCGCCCACAGCGCGCCCGCGGCGGCCGATGCCCCGGTGGGGCGGGCGGCGCAGCAGACGGTCGCGGCCATGTACCGGGCAGGCGGCGGCCTTCCCCGTCCGGACCGTACCCGCATCATGATCGTCGCCAATCAGAAGGGCGGCGTCGGCAAGACCACCACCACGGTGAACCTGGCGGCCTCCCTGGCACTGCACGGGGCCCGGGTGCTGGTCATCGACCTCGACCCCCAGGGCAACGCCAGTACGGCGCTGGGCATCGACCACCACGCCGAGGTCCCCTCCATCTATGACGTGCTGATCGACAGCCGCCCGCTGTCCGAAGTGGTGCAGCCCGTCCGGGACATCGAGGGACTGTTCTGTGCTCCTGCCACCATCGACCTGGCCGGTGCCGAGATCGAGCTGGTGTCCGTGGTGGCCCGTGAGAGCCGCCTCCAGCGCGCCATCAGCGCCTATGAACAGCCGCTGGACTACATCTTCGTGGACTGCCCGCCCTCACTGGGGCTGCTGACGGTCAACGCGATGGTGGCCGGCGCCGAGGTGGTCATCCCGATCCAGTGCGAGTACTACGCGCTGGAGGGCCTGGGCCAGTTGCTGCGCAACGTGGAGCTGGTGCGCGGCCACCTCAACCCCGATCTCCATGTCTCGACCATCCTGTTGACGATGTACGACGGCCGGACCCGGCTGGCGTCACAGGTGGCGGAGGAGGTGCGCGGCCACTTCGGCAAGGAGGTGCTGCGCACCAACATCCCGCGGTCGGTGCGGATCTCGGAGGCGCCCAGCTATGGGCAGACGGTCCTCACGTACGACCCGGGTTCCAGTGGCTCGCTGTCCTATCTGGAGGCGGCCCGGGAGATTGCCCTGCGGGGCCCCATTCCACGGCAGCATGAGGGGAATCATCAGTGA
- the trxB gene encoding thioredoxin-disulfide reductase, which yields MSDVRNVIIIGSGPAGYTAALYTARASLKPLVFEGAVTAGGALMNTTEVENFPGFQDGIMGPDLMDGMRAQAERFGAELIPDDIVAVDLSGDIKTVTDTAGTVHQAKAVIVATGSQHRKLGLPNEDELSGRGVSYCATCDGFFFRDQHIAVIGGGDTALEEATFLSRFASTVTVVHRRDTLRASKAMQERAFADPKITFLWDSEVAEIQGDGKLSGLKIRSTTTGELSDLPATGLFVAIGHDPRVELFKGVLDLDQEGYLKVDAPSTRTNIPGVFAAGDVVDHTYRQAITAAGTGCSAALDAERYLAALSHSEAAEALQA from the coding sequence GTGAGCGACGTCCGAAACGTGATCATCATCGGCTCCGGACCCGCGGGCTACACCGCCGCGCTCTATACCGCCCGTGCCTCCCTCAAGCCGCTGGTCTTCGAAGGCGCGGTGACCGCGGGCGGCGCACTGATGAACACCACCGAGGTGGAGAACTTTCCCGGCTTCCAGGACGGGATCATGGGCCCGGACCTGATGGACGGCATGCGAGCCCAGGCCGAGCGGTTCGGCGCGGAACTGATCCCGGACGACATCGTCGCCGTGGACCTCTCCGGGGACATCAAGACGGTCACCGACACCGCCGGCACCGTCCACCAGGCCAAGGCGGTCATCGTCGCCACCGGCTCCCAGCACCGCAAGCTCGGCCTGCCGAACGAGGACGAGCTGTCCGGTCGCGGTGTCTCCTACTGCGCCACCTGTGACGGCTTCTTCTTCCGCGACCAGCACATCGCCGTGATCGGCGGCGGTGACACCGCGCTGGAGGAGGCCACCTTCCTGTCCCGGTTCGCCAGCACCGTCACCGTCGTGCACCGGCGGGACACCCTGCGCGCCTCCAAGGCCATGCAGGAGCGTGCCTTCGCCGACCCCAAGATCACCTTCCTGTGGGACAGCGAGGTCGCCGAGATCCAGGGCGACGGCAAGCTCTCCGGCCTGAAGATCCGCTCCACCACCACGGGTGAGCTCTCGGACCTCCCGGCCACCGGCCTGTTCGTGGCCATCGGTCACGACCCCCGGGTGGAACTGTTCAAGGGTGTCCTCGACCTGGACCAGGAGGGCTACCTCAAGGTCGACGCCCCCTCGACCCGTACCAACATCCCCGGTGTCTTCGCCGCCGGCGACGTGGTCGACCACACCTACCGCCAGGCCATCACCGCCGCCGGTACCGGCTGCTCCGCAGCCCTGGACGCCGAACGCTACCTGGCGGCCCTCAGCCACTCCGAGGCTGCCGAAGCCCTTCAGGCCTGA
- a CDS encoding zf-HC2 domain-containing protein: protein MTDMHPEPADIAALDDDLHPAAEARRLRAHLADCQECRQVQQELQLLRQELAQMAAPEMPPDVAARIDAALAAEAATTPVGGRRFRALVSRETGRWPRLALAAVGTVVALGLGTIVVQGLNLGGTGATDESATEAAADGAEDPLEHQVRELLAEADVPQYADILESGEAGALAEESDRESGVPVPETTEAAEPGGNDSFGAASAPIPSCVESAIGRTEDPLAVEPDRYEGNDAYLVLLPHSVDPLRVDAYVVDADCVSASPPVEGEVLAKESYPLDR, encoded by the coding sequence ATGACTGATATGCATCCCGAGCCCGCTGATATCGCGGCTCTTGACGACGATCTGCACCCGGCCGCAGAGGCACGCCGGCTGCGGGCGCATCTGGCCGACTGCCAGGAGTGCCGACAGGTTCAGCAGGAACTCCAGCTACTGCGCCAGGAACTGGCCCAGATGGCAGCTCCGGAGATGCCGCCCGATGTCGCGGCCCGGATCGACGCCGCGCTGGCGGCCGAGGCTGCCACGACGCCCGTCGGCGGCCGCCGGTTCCGCGCCCTCGTTTCACGTGAAACAGGACGCTGGCCCCGGCTGGCGCTGGCTGCCGTCGGCACGGTGGTGGCCCTCGGCCTGGGCACCATCGTGGTGCAAGGACTCAACCTCGGCGGTACCGGTGCCACGGACGAGTCGGCCACGGAGGCAGCCGCCGACGGCGCCGAGGATCCGCTGGAGCATCAGGTGCGTGAACTGCTGGCAGAGGCGGATGTACCGCAGTACGCCGACATTCTTGAGTCCGGCGAAGCCGGCGCGCTCGCCGAGGAGTCCGATCGGGAGTCCGGCGTGCCCGTCCCGGAGACCACCGAGGCGGCGGAGCCCGGCGGCAACGACAGCTTCGGAGCGGCCTCTGCCCCCATCCCCTCCTGTGTCGAGTCGGCGATCGGCCGCACCGAGGACCCGCTGGCGGTGGAGCCGGACCGCTACGAGGGCAACGACGCCTATCTCGTCCTGCTGCCGCACTCCGTGGACCCGCTCCGGGTGGACGCCTACGTGGTGGACGCCGACTGTGTGAGCGCCTCCCCGCCGGTCGAGGGCGAAGTCCTGGCCAAGGAGAGCTACCCGCTCGACCGGTAA
- the trxA gene encoding thioredoxin, whose translation MADAKSGAKATITVTEADFDEKVLQSDKPVLVDFWAEWCGPCRQVAPALEAIAAENAEKLTIAKVNIDENPAIAARYGILSIPTMNVYQGGEVAKTIVGAKPKAALERDLVDYIG comes from the coding sequence ATGGCGGATGCCAAGTCCGGCGCAAAGGCCACCATCACCGTGACCGAGGCCGACTTCGACGAGAAGGTCCTGCAGAGCGACAAGCCGGTTCTGGTCGACTTCTGGGCCGAGTGGTGCGGCCCCTGCCGCCAGGTGGCGCCCGCCCTGGAGGCCATCGCCGCCGAGAACGCGGAGAAGCTCACCATCGCCAAGGTCAACATCGACGAGAACCCCGCCATCGCCGCCCGGTACGGGATTCTCTCCATCCCCACCATGAACGTCTACCAGGGCGGCGAGGTCGCCAAGACCATCGTGGGCGCCAAGCCCAAGGCCGCGCTGGAGCGTGACCTGGTCGACTACATCGGCTGA
- a CDS encoding ParB/RepB/Spo0J family partition protein translates to MSERRRGLGRGLGALIPAAPSGPETTTPTVEQGGTTSPSAVPVLTPERGTAAAKVVSPPEPEVYGEVPGPAPEPDLPRVQEAGTVAGAHFAELPLDAITPNPRQPREVFDEDALAELVTSIKEVGLLQPVVVRQLGAERYELIMGERRWRACRDAGLEAIPAIVRATEDDKLLLDALLENLHRAQLNPLEEAAAYDQLLRDFKCTHDELADRIGRSRPQVSNTLRLLRLSPRVQRRVAAGVLSAGHARALLSVDDSEEQDKLARRIVAEGLSVRAVEEIVSVQAAAAKSGGRHRKPRAGKLISPALDGLAGRLSDRFETRVKVDLGQKKGKIVVEFASMDDLERILGQLAPGEGRVLEQQLQGEDSEDE, encoded by the coding sequence GTGAGCGAACGACGCAGGGGTCTGGGGCGCGGGCTGGGTGCGCTGATTCCGGCGGCGCCGAGCGGCCCGGAGACCACCACGCCGACGGTGGAGCAGGGTGGCACCACCTCGCCCAGCGCGGTGCCGGTGCTGACCCCCGAGCGGGGGACCGCCGCGGCCAAGGTGGTCTCGCCGCCGGAGCCGGAGGTGTACGGCGAGGTTCCCGGGCCCGCTCCGGAGCCGGACCTGCCGCGTGTTCAGGAGGCCGGTACGGTGGCGGGCGCGCACTTCGCGGAGCTGCCCCTGGACGCCATCACTCCCAACCCCCGGCAGCCGCGTGAGGTCTTCGACGAGGACGCCCTCGCGGAACTGGTCACCTCCATCAAGGAGGTGGGTCTGCTTCAGCCGGTGGTGGTCCGGCAGCTCGGCGCGGAGCGCTATGAGCTGATCATGGGCGAGCGCCGGTGGCGGGCGTGCCGGGACGCGGGCCTGGAGGCGATCCCCGCGATCGTCCGGGCGACCGAGGACGACAAGCTGCTGCTGGACGCCCTCCTGGAGAACCTGCACCGGGCGCAGCTGAACCCGCTGGAGGAGGCGGCGGCGTACGACCAGTTGCTGCGGGACTTCAAGTGCACCCACGACGAGTTGGCGGACCGGATCGGGCGGTCGCGCCCGCAGGTGTCCAACACGCTGCGACTGCTGCGGCTTTCGCCGCGGGTGCAGCGGCGGGTGGCGGCGGGCGTGCTGTCGGCCGGTCACGCGCGGGCGCTGCTGTCGGTGGACGACTCCGAGGAGCAGGACAAGCTGGCGCGGCGCATCGTTGCCGAGGGTCTGTCGGTGCGTGCGGTCGAGGAGATCGTCAGTGTGCAGGCGGCAGCGGCCAAGAGCGGTGGCCGGCACCGTAAGCCCCGGGCGGGCAAGCTGATCTCGCCGGCGCTGGACGGCCTGGCCGGCCGGCTGTCGGACCGCTTCGAGACCCGGGTGAAGGTGGACCTGGGGCAGAAGAAGGGCAAGATCGTGGTGGAGTTCGCCTCCATGGACGATCTGGAACGCATCCTCGGTCAGCTGGCCCCGGGCGAGGGCCGGGTCCTGGAGCAGCAGTTGCAGGGCGAGGACTCCGAGGACGAGTAA
- the sigM gene encoding RNA polymerase sigma factor SigM, which translates to MSRRTRRVPSTSAPPDGPTDKELLAQHAAGDPDAFTELVRRHRDRLWAVAIRTLGDREEAADAVQDALVSAYRAAHTFRGQSAVTTWLHRITVNACLDRLRKAKTRRATPVPEPQRLETLLEPHESAAAPAERQDLRRQLRTALEVLPPEQRAALVLVDMQGYPVAEAAAILNIPVGTIKSRCARARARLLPLVSHLHPRESEDDSSPGRAGRNRTPGTSVPPPRDTGENGAVRGGGGRT; encoded by the coding sequence GTGAGCAGGCGCACGCGACGCGTTCCCTCCACCTCCGCACCGCCGGACGGCCCCACCGACAAGGAGCTCCTGGCCCAGCACGCCGCTGGTGACCCGGACGCCTTCACCGAGTTGGTCCGCCGTCACCGCGACCGCCTGTGGGCCGTCGCCATCCGCACCCTCGGCGACCGCGAGGAGGCCGCTGACGCCGTCCAGGACGCGCTGGTCTCCGCCTACCGGGCCGCCCACACCTTCCGCGGCCAGTCCGCCGTCACCACCTGGCTGCACCGGATCACCGTCAACGCCTGTCTCGACCGGCTCCGCAAGGCCAAGACCCGCCGCGCCACGCCCGTGCCGGAGCCACAGCGGCTGGAGACCCTGCTCGAACCCCACGAGTCCGCCGCCGCGCCCGCCGAGCGCCAGGACCTGCGCCGTCAGCTGCGCACGGCACTGGAGGTCCTGCCCCCGGAACAGCGCGCCGCCCTGGTCCTGGTCGACATGCAGGGCTATCCGGTGGCCGAAGCCGCAGCCATCCTCAACATCCCGGTCGGCACCATCAAGAGCCGCTGCGCCCGGGCCCGCGCCCGGTTGCTGCCGCTCGTCAGTCATCTCCATCCCCGCGAATCCGAGGACGACTCCTCACCGGGCCGAGCGGGCAGGAACCGGACACCAGGTACATCCGTCCCACCTCCGAGAGATACCGGAGAGAATGGGGCCGTGCGGGGTGGAGGCGGACGCACATGA